A section of the Scyliorhinus torazame isolate Kashiwa2021f chromosome 21, sScyTor2.1, whole genome shotgun sequence genome encodes:
- the LOC140398004 gene encoding interferon alpha-F-like translates to MALASIWRFGTVLLLLSGTLSLGCERLQLQQVLNTETLSKLNEMGGSFPRHCIKHRHSLKTKPLNLVKLSKGLETQDRIQILHQALRHISKIYSMNLGSVTWDRDTVENLRLLLDRQLSELEECVRKQGSEHKMRRNAAIHNYFRKLEKFLNQEKFSDCAWEIIRTETRARLQQLLFIMLQISRRN, encoded by the exons ATGGCTCTGGCGAGTATTTGGAGGTTTGGGACGGTGTTGCTCCTCTTGTCCGGGACTCTCAGTCTGGGCTGTGAGAGGCTGCAGTTACAGCAAgttctcaacacagagacactcagCAAACTGAATGAAATG GGTGGCTCCTTTCCCAGACACTGTATAAAACACAGGCACTCGCTGAAAACCAAGCCCTTGAACCTGGTGAAACTTTCAAAGGGATTAGAG ACACAGGATCGGATCCAGATTCTCCATCAGGCCCTGCGTCACATCAGCAAGATCTACAGCATGAACCTGGGCTCAGTTACCTGGGACCGGGACACGGTAGAAAACCTCCGGCTTCTCCTGGAccgacagctcagtgagctggaagaATGTGTCAGGAAACAGGGATCAGAGCACAAGATGAGGAGAAACGCCGCCATTCATAATTACTTTCGGAAACTGGAGAAGTTTCTCAATCAGGAG AAATTCAGTGACTGTGCCTGGGAAATAATCCGCACTGAGACCAGGGCCCGATTACAACAGTTGCTTTTCATAATGCTACAAATCAGCAGAAGAAACTGA